The DNA window CGGTCGAACGCGCCCGCGCCGGCGAGGCCCATGCCCGCGACATCGTCGACCGCACCTTCGACGTGTTCGACCGCGAGGGGGCCGGGGCGCTCGCCGCGTGGATGATCCTGACCGGCAATCGCGACGCGTTGAACCCGATCCTCGATTCGATCCGCGGCCTCGTCCAGCAGCTTACCGTCGGCCACGAAGAGCATCACGTCGCCGAAAGCACGCTGTCGCTGGTTCTCAATGCGCTTGGAGATTCGCTGCTCGGCGCGCCCATCGCCGAAGCCCTGGGCCTGCCGCGCGACACCGCCCGAGCGCTTGCCGCCGACCGCCTCCGCCACCGCATCGGCGAGCATCATCCGGAAGATTGAGCCTGCCGGCCAGGCGGCCAAGCCAAGGCACAATCTCGTTGCACACTCGTTACGGCCCCCGCCGTGAGAAAATTCTTCAACCGCTGGGCCGCATCGACCTCGGTCGCCGCAGGGCAACCGCTGACCTTCGGGATCGCGGTCGGGCTGATCTTCTTGTGGGCGATCACCGGTCCGATGTTCGACTATTCGGACACCTGGCAGCTGGTCATCAACACCGGGACGACCATCGTCACCTTCCTGATGGTGTTCCTGATCCAGAACAGCCAGAACCGCGACGCTGCCGCGATGCAGGCGAAGCTCGACGAGCTTCTGCGCGCCGTCGACAAGGCCCGTGAGCAGTTCATCGGCATCGAGCATCTGACCGACAACCAGATCGAGCTGATCAGAAGCGCGCTGGAGCGCCACGCGAAGGAGCAGCGGGGCAAGCAGAAGACGGCGGACGACAGCGTCGACCGGCTGCTCGCGCGCATGACAGGCGGCGACGAGGACGACTAAGCGCCTCGGTAGCTTCCCTTATTCCCGCGTAGCGCCCGTTTGCGCATTCTGGCCGCGTGAACTGGAAGAAGATCCGTCTTGAGCTCGCCGGCACCAGCGACCATCCGCGCGGCTCCGTCAGCCGCGGCTATTTGATCTGCGCGCCGCTCGACGAGAGCGGCGTCGTGGATGAGGAAGTGCTCGCCCGCGCGCCACACAAGGCGACGGTGCGGCGCTTCTGGTCGACCGAGCCGGACGAGAAGGGGCAGCTCGTCCGCTCTGACGGTCATCTCGCCTTGCGCTGCAACGGCAAGGCCGATCGCCTGCTCCCCTTGAACGGCGAGCTCAGGCTTGGGGCGCGCGTCGACGTCGTGGGGGCGGACGGCCGCGCTCTCCCGTTCCGCATCGCCAGCATCGCCCAGCTCGGACGGGAAGTGCTGCCCTCTTGAGGGCGGCGCTGCTATCCGCTCAGCCGATGGATCAACAAGCTGACCCCGCGCGCGCGACCGAATCCCACCTGCGCTCGATCCTCGCCACCGTTCCCGATGCGATGGTGGTGATCGACGAAAAGGGCCTGATCCTGTCGTTCAGCGCCGCGGCCGAGAAGATGTTCGGCTATTCGGAAAGCGAAGTGATCGGCGAAAATGTGTCGATGCTGATGCCCTCGCCCGACCGCGAGCGCCATGACGGCTATCTCGACCATTATCGCGCGACGGGGGAGCGGAAGATCATCGGCATCGGCCGGGTTACCACCGCGCGCCACCGCGACGGCAACAGCTTCCCGATCGAGCTGTCGGTCGGCGAGGCGTGGGTCGACGGGCGGCGGATCTTCACCGGCTTCATCCACGACATCACGCAGCGGCAGCAGACGATGCTGATGCTCCAGGACTTGCAGGCCGAACTCGCCCACGTCGGGCGCCTGAGCGAGATGGGGACCTTGGCGTCGAGCCTGGCGCACGAGCTCAACCAGCCGCTGACCGCGATTGCCAGCTATTGCGAAGGCGCCCGTACGCTCCTCGACGGAAATCCCGATGCCGAGGCGCTGGAGACCACGCGCCAGGCGCTGGACGAGGCCGCGCAGGAGGCGGTCCGCGCCGGCGAGATCGTCCGCCGGATGCGCGAATTCCTCAGCCATGGCGAAACCGAGCGGCGGGTCGAGAACTTGCCGCGCCTCATCACCGAAGCGAACGCGCTGGCGCTGGTCGGCTCGCGCGAGCACGGGATCGAGGTCCAGACCTCGCTCGACCCCGCAGCGCGCGAAGTGCTCGCCGACCGTGTCCAGGTGCAGCAGGTCATGGTCAATCTGATCCGCAACGCCATCGACGCGATGGTCGACAGCCCGGTGCGCTCCCTGACCATTTCCACAGCCGCCGGGCCGCCGGGCTTCGTCACCATCGGCGTCGAGGACACGGGTTCGGGGATCAGCGAGGCCGTCGCGGCCCAGCTGTTCCAGCCGTTCGTGACCTCCAAGAAGAACGGGATGGGCATCGGCCTGTCCATCTGCCGGACGATTGTCGAGGCGCATGGCGGACGCATATGGACGACAAGCGGTATCGAAGGCGGCACCCTGTTCCGCTTCACCCTTCCGACGCCCGAGGGAGACGAATGAGCGACAACAGACTCGTGCACCTCGTCGACGACGACGCAGCGATCCGCCGCTCGCTCGGCTTCATGCTCAAGACGGCGGGTCTCCAGGTCCGCACGTTCGAAGGCGGCTTGGAGCTGCTGGCGGCCGCCGGCGAGCTGGAGGACGGCTGCATCCTGCTCGACATCCGAATGCCGGGCATGGACGGGCTGGAAGTGCAGCAGGCGCTTCAGGACAAGGGCGTCCATTTGCCGGTCGTGATCATGACTGGGCACGGGGACGTCAGCTTGGCCGTGAAGGCGATGAAGGCCGGCGCGGTCGACTTCGTCGAAAAGCCCTTCGCGAAGGAGACCTTGCTGTCCGCCCTTCAGGAGGGCTTTGCCCGGCTGCAGCGCAAGGAAGCGACGGACGACCGCGCCCGCGACGCGGCGATCCGCCTTCAGGCGCTAACCCCGCGGGAGCGCGACGTCCTGGACGGGCTCGCCAAGGGGCTGCCGAACAAGACCATCGCTTATGATCTGGGCATTAGCCCGCGGACGGTTGAGATCCACCGCGCGAACCTGATGACCAAGCTCGGCGTCCGCAGCCTCTCGGAAGCCCTGCGCATCGCCTTCGCCGCTCAGGACGAGGCTTCGTAGAGGTCGTCCGCGGTCAGTTCGGCCGGGTTTCGCCTTCCAGCCTCTTGTCGGCTTCGTCGATCGCTCGAAGAAGCTCGTTGAAATGCGGGGCATCCTCCACCGGCCAGATTCGGTCGAACGTCGGACCGAGCAACTTCAGGTCACGGCGCGTGAGGAGGCCGATAGCGACAATTCGTTCGGACATGGCACACGCTTTCGGTTCACTGGCGTCATTCACGCTGACTTGGATTAGGAAACGCGCC is part of the Sphingomicrobium sp. genome and encodes:
- a CDS encoding TetR family transcriptional regulator → MTPEASRSAAIEAARQLLLDEGPQAVTLKAVAAKVGRTHANLLHHFGSAAGLQGELARSIAESVTASIAETVERARAGEAHARDIVDRTFDVFDREGAGALAAWMILTGNRDALNPILDSIRGLVQQLTVGHEEHHVAESTLSLVLNALGDSLLGAPIAEALGLPRDTARALAADRLRHRIGEHHPED
- a CDS encoding low affinity iron permease family protein, with amino-acid sequence MRKFFNRWAASTSVAAGQPLTFGIAVGLIFLWAITGPMFDYSDTWQLVINTGTTIVTFLMVFLIQNSQNRDAAAMQAKLDELLRAVDKAREQFIGIEHLTDNQIELIRSALERHAKEQRGKQKTADDSVDRLLARMTGGDEDD
- a CDS encoding PAS domain S-box protein, which translates into the protein MDQQADPARATESHLRSILATVPDAMVVIDEKGLILSFSAAAEKMFGYSESEVIGENVSMLMPSPDRERHDGYLDHYRATGERKIIGIGRVTTARHRDGNSFPIELSVGEAWVDGRRIFTGFIHDITQRQQTMLMLQDLQAELAHVGRLSEMGTLASSLAHELNQPLTAIASYCEGARTLLDGNPDAEALETTRQALDEAAQEAVRAGEIVRRMREFLSHGETERRVENLPRLITEANALALVGSREHGIEVQTSLDPAAREVLADRVQVQQVMVNLIRNAIDAMVDSPVRSLTISTAAGPPGFVTIGVEDTGSGISEAVAAQLFQPFVTSKKNGMGIGLSICRTIVEAHGGRIWTTSGIEGGTLFRFTLPTPEGDE
- the fixJ gene encoding response regulator FixJ, with translation MSDNRLVHLVDDDAAIRRSLGFMLKTAGLQVRTFEGGLELLAAAGELEDGCILLDIRMPGMDGLEVQQALQDKGVHLPVVIMTGHGDVSLAVKAMKAGAVDFVEKPFAKETLLSALQEGFARLQRKEATDDRARDAAIRLQALTPRERDVLDGLAKGLPNKTIAYDLGISPRTVEIHRANLMTKLGVRSLSEALRIAFAAQDEAS